The DNA window CAGCCGGGCGGCGGTCGGCACCGGGCGGTCGGTGAACTGTCCTTTGCGGGTCGCATACATGAAATAGGCGGGGAGGCCGTTACGCTCCATACTCAGCGGCGTGGTCTTCGGCAGGGCATTCAGGGTTTTCACCTTCGGGTCGCGGCTGGCGAAGACGTAACTCACCTTGAGGTAGGGGCGGGTGGCGTACATCTGCTCGTCGGCGGGGTAGTCGAAGGCGGGGGTGGTGCTGCCCACCAATCCGGGGTAGATGTCGCAGCGGTGGGCGAAGAGGCGCAGGAGTTCGAGGCGGTCGAGCGGTTGCGGCGAGGTGTCGACACCCGGCAGCGGCGTGCGGTGGACGTAGAACTCGGCCTTGCGCCCCAGCGAACGGGCGACGGCGAGGGCGAGGTCCTGCTCGAAGCGCCAGATGGGGTTCTGCTGGTCGAGGCAGAAGAGCAGGGTGTTGTCGGTGCGCAGAAAGCCCGTCGTGCTGGTGGGCGAACTGGGGTCCTGCTGGGCGAGCGCTGGCCCCGGCAGCCCGAGAGCGAGCAGGGCCAGCAGCGGCTTGAGGCGGTTCATGACGCCCTCCTTGGGCAGTGGGAAGGGGAGCGGCGAAGAGGGCAGGGTGGAACCACATCCAGGCAGGTGTCGCCCTGAACGGAGTGAAGGGCCTCGCCTTCGCACGCTACTTGGAGATGCTTCGCTCCCGCTCAGCATGACATCCCCCAATGACCCCCTCATGGGCGAAGGGCGGGGACCCCTTCTCACAGGCCCCCGCCGACGTTCACCAGGCGCTCTCAATCGACGGCGAAGACCCAGAAGACCCCGCCGCGCGGCGTGTCCTTGGTGAGCTGCGCCATCGGCCCGGCCCACAGCGGGATCGCGCCGCCGTAGCCGCTGAAGACGCCGACGTACTGCTTGCCGTTCACCGAGTAGCTCACCGGGGTGCCGATCACGCCCGAGTTGGTCTTGAAGGACCACAGCTTCTTGCCGCTCGCGGCGTCGAAGGCCATGAAGTCGCGGTCGGCGGTGTTGCCGGTGAAGACGAGCCCGCCCGCCGTGGTGAGGACCCCGGCCCACAGCGGCGCGTTCCACGTCTGCTTCCAGACCTGCCTGCCGGTCACCGGATCGACCGCCTGGAGCTTGCCCACGTGCCCGAGGTTGGGCACGGGGTTGAGTTCGAATTCCGCGCCCACGTACGCCTCGCCCGCCGCGTACTTGGTCTGGGCGCCCTTGATGTCCATGCACCATTCGTTGCTGGGGATGTACACCAGCCGGGTCTGCGGGGAGTAGGCGGCGGGCTGCCAGTTCTTGCCGCCCAGGAAGCTCGGACAGGCGTTGACCTGCTTGCCGATGTCGGGGCGGTGCTGTGGGTCCCAGATCGGGCGGCCCTGGGCATTGATGCCCTTGTAGGCCGTGACCGTCACGTACTTGCTGGCGTTCTTGTACGCCACGCCGCCGCCCGCGCGGTCGAAGAGGTACAGGAAGCCGTTGCGGTGGGCGGACACCATCGCCTTCGTCGCCTTGCCATTGATGGTGGCATCGATGAGGATCTGCTCGTTCACCCCGTCGTAGTCCCAGGCATCATTGGGGGAATACTGGAAGCCCGACTTGATGCGCCCGGTGCCCACGTCCACCGCGATCACGGAAGAAGACCACTTCAAATCGTCGCTGGCCTTGCGGCGGGGGTCCATCCAGGGGCTCGGGTTGCCGGTGCCCCAGTACACGGTCTTGGTGGCGGGGTCGTACGAGCCGGTGAGCCAGGTGGGGGCGCCGCCCTGGGCCGCTCCGCCCTGGGGGTAGCTCGCCGCGACGGTGGTGTAGCTCTTCCACGCGGACTTGCCCGTCTTCGGGTCCATCGCCTCCAGAAAGCCCCGGATGCCGTACTCGCCGCCGTGCACGCCCGTGATGAGCTTGCCGTCCGCGACGAGGGGGGCCGAGGTGATCGTGTAGCGCTTCTTGTAATCCTCGATGGTCCGGTCCCAGGCGATCTTGCCGGTCTTGGCGTTGAAGGCGAGGATGTGGGCGTCGAGCGTGCCCATGTACACCATGTCGCCGTACACGGCCACGCCCCGGTTCACCACGTCGCAGCAGCTCGTGATGTCGTCGGGCAGCTCGCGCTCGTACTTCCACAGCAGTTGGCCGGTGGCGGCGTTGAGGGCGAAGAGCTTGTTCATCGGCGCGGTGATGAACATGACCCCGTTGTTCACGATGGCGGGGGCCTCGTGCCCCTCCGACTGCCCGGTCGAGAAGGCCCACACCGGGCGCAGGCGACTGACATTCGCCGCCGTGATGCGGTTCAGCGGCGAGTAGCCCCAGTTGCTGTAGTTGCCCCGGTACATCAGCCAGTTGGCGGCCTCCGGGTTCTGGAGCCGGGCGTCCGTCACGTTCGTGTAATTGCCCACCTGTGCCGCGCCCCAGGTCCCCGCCATCGCCAGTACCGCCGTCAGAATCCTACGCATGGTGCCCCCTTGAGCCGAGAATGGAAGTCGGTTGGACGGGTGGAGGTGCGGTTCGGAATTACTTGACGCCGACCCGGCCCGTGAACTCAGCGGCGGCGACGAGCCCCCCGCCCGCGCCCGCCTTGAGCGGCAGGGCGGCGAGGCGGCGGGGAGCCGGGCCGCCGAGAACGGTCGCGTTGTCGCGCGGGTCGAAGATCGAGCCGTGGCAGGTGCAGATGATGTTGCCCTTGCCCTGCCCCAGCGAGCCGATCTCCTTGGTGGGGCAGCCCTGGTGGGTGCAGACGCTGGAGTACGCGACCACCCCGCCCGAGGCGTTTTTCTTGGAGCTGTCCTTGATCTCGGCAGGCTTGAGCCGCACCAGAACCACGCCCGACTTCATGGCGTCGCGCGGCTTTTTCGTGGCCGGGTCCACCGCCATCGCCCAGACGGCCTCGCCCTCTTTCAGGTCGGCGGCCTTGACGGCCTGACCTTTTTTCGGGCCGTCCTGGTACATCAGGAGGTCGCCGCTCTTGGCGGGGCTGCTCGCGGTCTGCGCCCCGGCGCGGCGGCCCAGCGCCACGGCGGCGCCCGTCGCGGCGGTCAGCTTGAGGAAGGTGCGGCGGCTCTGGGGGCAACTCGGCGGCGTGTCGGTCATCGGGGGTCCTCCGGGGTGGGGCGGCGGCCACGGGGCCGGTCCAACAATCGGGGAAGCGCAGGAGCGCCGCGCACGGTCACAGCCAGGAATCGTGAAGGTTGGAACGGGCCGCACTCTCAAGCTTCCGTGCAGTAGGGTCAAACTCGGGCGAACGGGAAAGACGGCGGGGCGGGAGGCCCGGTGGGTTGTGTGATCGTGTTTCAGTCTAGGAAGGCCGGGTTGGGGAAAGGTTGGTGGGCCGCCCCCCTCAGCCGCGCCCGCCCGCGATCCGCGCCGCCTCGGGCGTGCGGGCGAGCAGCCGCATGGCGACCACGCCGAGAAAGGGCCCCATCGCCAGGACCGCGAAGGCCAGCGCCCAGCCCCCCGCCCGCACGAGGACGGGCACCAGGGCGATGCTCGCGGCGGTGAGGGTGAAGCCCAGCGCGAGCTGCGCGGTCAGCGCCGTGCCCACGTAGGCCGGGTCGGCGATCTCGCTCACGATGGTCGAGAACTGCGCCGAGTCGGCGATGATCCAGAAGCCCCAGAAGAGGCTGAGGGCGAGGACCACGGGCGGTGCGGCCTGCGAGAGGAACGCGAGCGCGAGGGCACATCCACCTGAAAGCCCCATCGCCAGGGCGGTGAGCCGGGTGCGCCCCCAGCGGTCGCCGAGGACGCCGCCGACGTAGCAGCCCAGCGCCCCCACCCCCACGACCGCGAAGGTGGCGTAGGCCGCGCCGCGCGCCGGGTCCGGCACTCCCCCCGCCGTCAGGACCCCCCCGAAAAAGGCCGCGAACCACGCCCACATCGCGTACAGCTCCCACATGTGCCCGAGGTAGCCCAGCGTGGCGAGCCCCACCCCCCGGCCCGTCAGGATGCGCCACGCCTGCGCGGGCCGGAACACGGCGGGCGGAAAGCGGTGCGGCCCCTCCCCCACCCGCGCGGCGATCAGGCCTCCCAGGGCGGCGAGCACGCTCGTCGTGAGGATGACGCCGCGCCAGTTCGCCCCCCCCAGCCCGTTCACGAGATGCGGCAGAGCGGAGCCCAGGGTCAGCGCCCCGACCATCACGCCGAGCGCCACGCCACGCCCGGTGCGAAACCACGCCGACATCGCCTTGAGCGCCGGGGGGTAGACGAGCGCAAGGGAGGCTCCGGTCAGCGCGCGCAGAACCCCGGCCACCACCGGGCCGCCCGCCACGAGCAGCCCCAGGTTCGCCCCGGCGGCGAGCAGCGACCCCACCAGGATCAGCCGCCGGGGCGGCACCCGGTCCGCGAGGTTGAGCGCCGCGCTGAGCACCGCCCCCGCCACGAAACCCAGTTGCACCGCGAGCGTGAGCCAGGAAGCCGCCGCATCCGTGAGACCCCACGCCGCCCGCAGTTGCGGCAACACCGCCGCCGCCGAGAACCACGGCGCCATCGCCAGCACGACGGCCACCGCGAGGCGCGACAGGGCCGACCAGCGTCCCGGGGCAGCCTGGGCCGTCCCCTCCAAGGCGGGTTGTGACATGGAGGGCAGCATAAGGGGGCAGAGGGGGCGCGTGGGAAGGGAGGAGCCGGGAGTACGGTCTTATCTTTCCGAAAAGATAAGCTGTGAGCCGCGTTCTCCTTAGCGCCAAAACGCGCTCTGGGCGCGTCCCTTTACCCCTCTGCCTTGAGGAGGTTGGGAGGGGGTGAACCGCAACCTCCCCCCAGCGCGGCGGAAAGAAGACGGCCTGCCCTCTCCGCAGGTCAAGAGAGGAGGACGAGGACCGCCAACTCCATCTCTCTGCCCCTACATCTCCCCCAGCGCCGCCCGCCGGGCCCGCGCCATCGGCAGCCTCGGGTCGCCCGGGGCGAGCAGGGCTTCGAGGTCGTGGAGGAGTTCGGGGTCGTCGAAGCGGTTGGTGTAGCGCCACAGCAGTTCGGGGTCGCGGGCGCGGGAGACGGCCTCGCGCAGGGCGGCGTCGAGGTACTCGCGCCAGTAGGTCAGCAGCGGCGAGGCGCTGTGGGGCAGCAGCGGCCCGTCGTAGGTGTCGAGCGCCCGCCCCGGCTGGCCCGAGAGCAGCGCGGCCTCGACGCTCAGGGCGTCGAAACTCACCCCCAGCGTCAGGCGGTAGGGGCGGGAGGCGACGGCCCCGCCGAGCAGGGCGCGCAGGGTGCTGATCTCGGACTTGAGGGTGCTGAGGCTGACGGGCAGGTCGCCGTAGACGTGCGCGTGCATGGCGTCGAGGGTGAGCCCGTCCGGACACAGCGCCATGACCGCCAGCAGCTCGTGTTGCCGGGGCGTGAGGTGCAGGGACCGGCCCTGGAGGACGACGCGCGGCGGCCCGCACAGCCGCAGGGTCAGGCCCTCGGCCACCCCCTGGACCGGGGTCAGGCCCCCCTCGATCAGGCCCGCGTAGTGGCGGGTGCTCGCCAGGCCGAGCGGCGTGCTGCGTTCCCAGGTCGTGCTGAAGTCGAGGACGCCGAGCAGCTCGCCCGTCACCGGGTCGCGGATGGGCGCGGAGTAGCACACCCAGTCGTGCACGGTCTGGACGAAATGCTCGGCGGCGAAGACCCGCACCGCCTGCCGCGTCCGCAGGGCGAGCGCCAGCGCGTTCGTGCCCACGCTGGACTCGTCCCAGTGGCCGCCGGGCACGAAGTTGATGCCGCTCGCCAGGCGGTGCATCCGCTCGCTGCCGCTGGTCCACAGCAGTTGCCCGCCCGCGTCCGCGACCGCGACGATCAGGTCTCCGTCCTCGGCGAGGTTGACGAGTTCGGCGAGGAGGGGACGGCTGGCATGTTCCAGCCGCGACTCCTGCCAGGCGTGCCGCACGTCGGCGTCGTTCTCGACAGGAGCGCAGACGCGCTCGGGGGGGACCGTCTGGGCGGAGCGCGCCCACGACGCCGCCACCTCGTCGGGGACGGGTTCCCCGGGCGCGGGGACTTCCACCCGCGAAGAGATGTACCGGTGCCAGGCGCGTTCCAGCCGCTCACGCTCCCGGATGAGCCGTTCGTTCATGCTGCCTCTGTGCCAGGGGGAGGGTGCCAGGGGAGGAGATGCCGAGGGGTCCGGTTGTGCAGGCCCAGAACCCTGAGCCGTTCACCATTGAATTGAGCCCAACAGGTGAGACCAGATTAGCACGCCCTTAAGCCGCGAGGTTGGAAAGAGGTTGGGGTTGTCTGGAACGCGGCTTGCAAAGTTGCATTGCTAGGGTCCGGGCGGCTAGCGTGGGGCCACTCAGAGGTTCACAGCGTCCGGTCGCGGGACCCCGCCTTCGCGCGGGAGCGCGGCGCGTCACCGTTCTCGTTTCGGAGGTGTGGGG is part of the Deinococcus aestuarii genome and encodes:
- a CDS encoding MFS transporter gives rise to the protein MSQPALEGTAQAAPGRWSALSRLAVAVVLAMAPWFSAAAVLPQLRAAWGLTDAAASWLTLAVQLGFVAGAVLSAALNLADRVPPRRLILVGSLLAAGANLGLLVAGGPVVAGVLRALTGASLALVYPPALKAMSAWFRTGRGVALGVMVGALTLGSALPHLVNGLGGANWRGVILTTSVLAALGGLIAARVGEGPHRFPPAVFRPAQAWRILTGRGVGLATLGYLGHMWELYAMWAWFAAFFGGVLTAGGVPDPARGAAYATFAVVGVGALGCYVGGVLGDRWGRTRLTALAMGLSGGCALALAFLSQAAPPVVLALSLFWGFWIIADSAQFSTIVSEIADPAYVGTALTAQLALGFTLTAASIALVPVLVRAGGWALAFAVLAMGPFLGVVAMRLLARTPEAARIAGGRG
- a CDS encoding helix-turn-helix domain-containing protein, whose amino-acid sequence is MNERLIRERERLERAWHRYISSRVEVPAPGEPVPDEVAASWARSAQTVPPERVCAPVENDADVRHAWQESRLEHASRPLLAELVNLAEDGDLIVAVADAGGQLLWTSGSERMHRLASGINFVPGGHWDESSVGTNALALALRTRQAVRVFAAEHFVQTVHDWVCYSAPIRDPVTGELLGVLDFSTTWERSTPLGLASTRHYAGLIEGGLTPVQGVAEGLTLRLCGPPRVVLQGRSLHLTPRQHELLAVMALCPDGLTLDAMHAHVYGDLPVSLSTLKSEISTLRALLGGAVASRPYRLTLGVSFDALSVEAALLSGQPGRALDTYDGPLLPHSASPLLTYWREYLDAALREAVSRARDPELLWRYTNRFDDPELLHDLEALLAPGDPRLPMARARRAALGEM
- a CDS encoding Rieske 2Fe-2S domain-containing protein encodes the protein MTDTPPSCPQSRRTFLKLTAATGAAVALGRRAGAQTASSPAKSGDLLMYQDGPKKGQAVKAADLKEGEAVWAMAVDPATKKPRDAMKSGVVLVRLKPAEIKDSSKKNASGGVVAYSSVCTHQGCPTKEIGSLGQGKGNIICTCHGSIFDPRDNATVLGGPAPRRLAALPLKAGAGGGLVAAAEFTGRVGVK
- a CDS encoding PQQ-dependent dehydrogenase, methanol/ethanol family; protein product: MRRILTAVLAMAGTWGAAQVGNYTNVTDARLQNPEAANWLMYRGNYSNWGYSPLNRITAANVSRLRPVWAFSTGQSEGHEAPAIVNNGVMFITAPMNKLFALNAATGQLLWKYERELPDDITSCCDVVNRGVAVYGDMVYMGTLDAHILAFNAKTGKIAWDRTIEDYKKRYTITSAPLVADGKLITGVHGGEYGIRGFLEAMDPKTGKSAWKSYTTVAASYPQGGAAQGGAPTWLTGSYDPATKTVYWGTGNPSPWMDPRRKASDDLKWSSSVIAVDVGTGRIKSGFQYSPNDAWDYDGVNEQILIDATINGKATKAMVSAHRNGFLYLFDRAGGGVAYKNASKYVTVTAYKGINAQGRPIWDPQHRPDIGKQVNACPSFLGGKNWQPAAYSPQTRLVYIPSNEWCMDIKGAQTKYAAGEAYVGAEFELNPVPNLGHVGKLQAVDPVTGRQVWKQTWNAPLWAGVLTTAGGLVFTGNTADRDFMAFDAASGKKLWSFKTNSGVIGTPVSYSVNGKQYVGVFSGYGGAIPLWAGPMAQLTKDTPRGGVFWVFAVD
- a CDS encoding substrate-binding periplasmic protein yields the protein MNRLKPLLALLALGLPGPALAQQDPSSPTSTTGFLRTDNTLLFCLDQQNPIWRFEQDLALAVARSLGRKAEFYVHRTPLPGVDTSPQPLDRLELLRLFAHRCDIYPGLVGSTTPAFDYPADEQMYATRPYLKVSYVFASRDPKVKTLNALPKTTPLSMERNGLPAYFMYATRKGQFTDRPVPTAARLVQDLATGKTKAGLVFAPQLYGRQKNLAKVGLTATPVTTLPNMTWYVIYGLRRDRPSLRAQLDSAIVRLIRRGDIQRLLAKHGLDRPGIAVASVSDRRPASESYKDEGPAR